Proteins encoded in a region of the Zea mays cultivar B73 chromosome 4, Zm-B73-REFERENCE-NAM-5.0, whole genome shotgun sequence genome:
- the LOC103654236 gene encoding uncharacterized protein: MAEAAQRDEARWELVMKKLSCLVQKMESLVGGQADLAAAVAQQAAEDLPVLPQFVRSAGNTTTPVFDEGPVFDDELPIDFGSQGKTASMAAASAMEVPGSTPTPSVPFYDSVDIFHLNSEPVYDVYDDDEDGDSSQQAVVLAADKNYYPTAEEMYGPGMEALVMDEVEQPLEQPIVADALALLEEMRGKGYHADVMRALCKLRDADRTVQVLGEMMEVGFRPWVLTLTYNFVVAVLVKAGRMEEALKVKDQMLLVAGKKMDVVLATTLMHGYCLLGEVGKALDLFNEAVRDGVTATNVTYAVLIKGCDAEGMTDKAYELCRQMIEQGLLSSTHGFNLVITGLLRDKRWEDAISLLEVMVDIPSAGTAAKCEELDIMTECVAQCNLVTAVSSDFHPEFICLFVKKFGGSVAVSSKRVLFLSWGYMEEYEVLIPFQFLQVRESQVNDVCQDMGVGDKCLAAIHDFGDVQGVDEAKEELVEIVSCLHGSLNSKKLGAKLPWGVLLVGPPGTGNTLLAWAVAGEAGIPFFYVSASEFVEAFVGRGLARVRELFKEAKEAAPSIIFIDELDVMGGNRGRSSNDVRDQTLNQLIAEMDGFDSDMKVIVMAATNRPKALDVALCRPGHFSKKVQSWRLGPFTLGVSGLQLGPYMRRQWDPGITNGQLVMSCEELALQIAVLLGDKQHFVGAIM; the protein is encoded by the coding sequence ATGGCTGAGGCGGCACAACGGGATGAAGCGCGCTGGGAGTTGGTTATGAAGAAGCTGAGTTGTCTGGTCCAGAAGATGGAGTCGTTGGTGGGGGGTCAGGCAGATCTAGCAGCAGCGGTGGCGCAGCAAGCGGCGGAGGATCTGCCCGTTCTGCCTCAGTTCGTTCGATCTGCGGGCAATACCACGACGCCAGTCTTTGACGAGGGACCTGTCTTCGACGACGAGCTGCCCATCGACTTCGGTTCCCAGGGGAAGACCGCGTCCATGGCGGCAGCAAGCGCCATGGAGGTCCCCGGATCCACCCCGACGCCCTCCGTCCCCTTCTACGACAGCGTCGACATCTTCCACCTCAATAGTGAACCCGTCTACGACGTCTACGATGACGACGAGGATGGCGATTCGTCGCAGCAGGCCGTGGTGCTCGCTGCGGACAAGAACTACTACCCCACCGCTGAAGAGATGTACGGGCCGGGCATGGAGGCGCTTGTCATGGACGAGGTCGAGCAACCGCTGGAGCAGCCCATCGTCGCAGACGCGCTTGCGCTGCTCGAGGAGATGCGAGGCAAGGGGTACCATGCTGACGTGATGAGGGCCTTGTGCAAGCTGCGCGATGCAGACAGGACGGTCCAGGTGCTCGGGGAGATGATGGAGGTCGGCTTCAGGCCATGGGTCTTGACATTGACATACAACTTTGTGGTGGCTGTGCTCGTGAAGGCAGGAAGGATGGAGGAGGCACTAAAGGTGAAGGATCAGATGTTGTTGGTTGCTGGAAAGAAGATGGATGTGGTTCTCGCGACAACATTGATGCATGGGTATTGCTTGCTCGGTGAAGTTGGGAAAGCGTTGGATTTATTTAACGAGGCTGTCAGGGATGGTGTGACAGCAACCAATGTGACATATGCGGTTCTGATAAAAGGTTGTGATGCAGAGGGGATGACAGATAAGGCATATGAGCTATGTCGTCAGATGATAGAGCAGGGATTGCTGTCAAGCACACATGGGTTCAATTTGGTGATAACAGGTCTGTTAAGAGACAAGCGGTGGGAGGATGCCATCAGCTTGCTTGAGGTTATGGTTGATATACCTTCTGCCGGTACTGCGGCTAAGTGTGAAGAGCTTGATATCATGACAGAATGTGTTGCTCAATGCAATCTTGTCACTGCTGTGTCCTCTGATTTTCATCCTGAATTCATCTGTCTGTTTGTCAAAAAATTTGGTGGCTCTGTGGCAGTATCAAGCAAGAGAGTATTGTTTCTCAGTTGGGGCTACATGGAGGAGTATGAGGTTCTGATTCCATTTCAGTTCCTTCAGGTTCGTGAGAGCCAAGTAAATGATGTTTGCCAGGACATGGGTGTGGGAGATAAGTGCTTGGCTGCCATTCATGACTTTGGCGATGTTCAGGGTGTAGATGAAGCAAAGGAGGAGCTTGTTGAGATAGTGAGCTGTCTGCATGGTTCACTGAACTCCAAGAAGCTTGGAGCAAAATTGCCCTGGGGTGTCCTGCTTGTTGGCCCTCCAGGAACTGGAAACACTCTTCTAGCATGGGCAGTTGCAGGAGAGGCTGGAATTCCATTTTTCTATGTTTCTGCTAGTGAGTTTGTTGAAGCTTTTGTTGGAAGAGGTCTTGCCCGTGTCAGGGAATTGTTCAAGGAAGCCAAAGAAGCTGCTCCATCCATCATTTTTATTGATGAACTTGATGTTATGGGTGGAAatagaggtagaagttctaacgATGTGAGGGACCAAACTCTAAACCAGCTAATTGCAGAAATGGATGGTTTTGACTCGGACATGAAAGTTATTGTCATGGCTGCTACTAACAGGCCAAAAGCACTGGATGTTGCTCTTTGTCGGCCTGGTCACTTCTCCAAAAAGGTGCAGTCTTGGAGACTTGGTCCTTTTACTCTAGGAGTAAGTGGTCTGCAACTTGGGCCATACATGAGGAGACAATGGGATCCTGGTATTACAAATGGGCAATTGGTGATGAGCTGCGAGGAGCTAGCTTTGCAGATCGCAGTGTTGCTTGGGGACAAGCAACATTTCGTCGGGGCGATAATGTAA